A portion of the Bacteroidales bacterium genome contains these proteins:
- a CDS encoding RHS repeat-associated core domain-containing protein gives MLDYILHDEGMVVKTSSGFQYQYFLKDHLGNTRVVFEGSGNTLQVADYYPFGSRFVPFNPESSNKYLYNGKELQDDVIGGAQLGWLDYGARFYDPQIGRWHVIDNKTEKYYSWSPYVYAINDPVKFTDPDGNDIYIWYPGDDGKQTPFRFNGTNGSSAPSNAYVQSVLKAYDYDVKNGGGDNLKEAASNSKIRVSVVESNVETGSFYDNNGNVYWNPLEGTLSEDGSLISSAATTLEHEMDHAVDDAKDPEAHKERGRQEDKKYGNKEEERVITGSEAKTAQANKEYKPGQKQQSHGGTRIILENPTSTKVDKAKSLNIYETLKKAGFDVDKFLKNINQNIK, from the coding sequence GTGTTAGACTACATCCTGCATGATGAAGGGATGGTTGTAAAAACCAGCAGTGGTTTTCAATACCAGTACTTCCTAAAGGATCACCTTGGTAATACTCGGGTGGTGTTTGAAGGAAGCGGTAACACGCTACAGGTAGCAGATTACTACCCATTCGGGAGTAGGTTTGTGCCGTTCAATCCTGAGAGTAGCAATAAGTACCTCTACAACGGCAAGGAGCTGCAGGATGATGTGATTGGTGGAGCTCAACTGGGTTGGTTGGATTACGGGGCTCGGTTCTACGACCCACAAATCGGCAGGTGGCATGTCATTGATAATAAAACTGAAAAATACTACTCTTGGAGCCCTTACGTCTACGCAATCAACGACCCTGTCAAGTTCACCGACCCAGACGGGAATGATATTTACATCTGGTATCCTGGCGATGATGGCAAACAAACACCTTTTAGATTTAATGGTACAAACGGGTCATCCGCACCAAGCAATGCCTATGTTCAAAGCGTGTTGAAGGCATATGATTACGATGTAAAAAATGGCGGCGGTGATAACCTAAAAGAAGCAGCGTCTAATTCGAAAATAAGGGTTTCAGTAGTAGAATCAAATGTTGAAACTGGAAGTTTCTATGACAATAACGGTAATGTCTATTGGAATCCTTTAGAAGGAACTCTTTCTGAAGACGGTTCATTAATTAGTTCGGCTGCAACTACTCTTGAACACGAGATGGATCATGCTGTTGATGATGCTAAAGACCCTGAAGCCCATAAGGAACGGGGCAGACAGGAAGATAAAAAATATGGTAATAAAGAAGAAGAAAGAGTAATAACTGGATCTGAAGCTAAAACGGCTCAAGCCAATAAAGAATATAAACCTGGGCAAAAGCAACAAAGTCATGGAGGAACTAGAATTATTTTAGAAAACCCAACTTCAACAAAAGTTGATAAAGCCAAATCTCTTAACATTTACGAAACATTGAAGAAAGCAGGATTTGATGTTGATAAATTTTTGAAAAATATAAACCAAAACATTAAATAA